A window from Triticum aestivum cultivar Chinese Spring chromosome 6D, IWGSC CS RefSeq v2.1, whole genome shotgun sequence encodes these proteins:
- the LOC123140987 gene encoding F-box protein At3g07870-like, with amino-acid sequence MTPEWSPEHRRLLSPPPAATSTPAPATTDAAAVSLPDDVVSDILSRLPVKSVSRLRCVCRGWRAIVSDPGFAALHRSRQAEPLIIASVYQEYPWGSRDLQLMDMDGNVVKVIKGGGSIGLLSTSMDVIVCVTDAFSYDAHVVDLATGDVLVHCPKSRPRSRGGMLTCFCGFGRAVPSGMYKVVRLWSDQTCEVLTVGEDVEWRWMESCPTKISSPLGVNGNIYFLISWQLDRDCLVCFELESEQWKEPIKGPMSTICSEPWSRRGKVCITELNGSLCVVQLVEQMTIWLMTESNEDRWIKMYTVTMAPSTYCARLLWVTRDGGKLIFYSWLHGQAPVLRAYDPCSETCSTLRELEYDVEIIRLCSLQLNPFVTRKI; translated from the coding sequence ATGACGCCAGAGTGGTCGCCTGagcaccgccgcctcctcagcccccCTCCGGCCGCGACAAGCACGCCTGCACCGGCCACCACGGACGCCGCTGCCGTGTCCTTGCCAGACGACGTCGTCTCTGACATCCTCTCCAGGCTGCCGGTGAAGTCCGTGAGTCGTCTCCGGTGTGTCTGCAGAGGGTGGCGCGCCATCGTCTCCGACCCGGGCTTCGCCGCCCTGCATAGATCTCGCCAGGCCGAGCCCCTCATCATTGCCAGCGTCTACCAGGAATACCCCTGGGGATCCCGCGACCTGCAGCTCATGGACATGGACGGCAATGTTGTGAAGGTGATCAAGGGCGGAGGAAGCATCGGGCTGCTCTCCACAAGCATGGACGTCATAGTCTGTGTTACCGATGCTTTCTCCTATGACGCTCACGTGGTTGACCTTGCCACGGGGGATGTGCTCGTACACTGCCCTAAATCGCGCCCTCGATCACGAGGCGGCATGTTGACATGTTTCTGTGGTTTCGGCCGCGCCGTACCGTCCGGCATGTACAAGGTGGTCCGCCTTTGGTCCGATCAAACTTGCGAGGTCCTCACCGTAGGAGAAGACGTAGAATGGAGGTGGATGGAGTCGTGTCCAACTAAGATAAGTTCTCCTCTTGGTGTCAACGGCAACATTTACTTCTTGATCTCATGGCAACTAGATCGTGACTGCTTAGTTTGCTTCGAGCTCGAGAGCGAACAGTGGAAGGAACCAATCAAAGGCCCAATGAGCACAATTTGTTCCGAGCCATGGAGTAGGAGAGGAAAAGTTTGCATAACTGAGCTCAACGGTTCTCTATGTGTGGTTCAGTTGGTGGAACAAATGACAATATGGCTCATGACTGAATCCAATGAAGATAGGTGGATCAAAATGTACACGGTCACAATGGCCCCATCCACCTATTGTGCTAGGCTTCTGTGGGTTACACGCGATGGTGGAAAATTGATCTTCTACTCTTGGCTGCATGGACAAGCACCGGTACTCCGAGCTTATGATCCTTGTTCCGAGACATGTTCAACGCTACGGGAACTAGAATATGACGTTGAGATAATTCGTCTTTGCAGCTTGCAGTTGAACCCTTTTGTCACGAGGAAGATTTGA